The sequence TCCAGACATAAAGATACGTCAAATGACACCCCACCTTGTGAAATCTAAAATCCCCACCCTATGTTTATGCCAATATATAGCCTATACAACCGTACTTTTCCCTTTCTCATTTTTAATAAACTCCCCACACTTTTGTTGGATGCTAACACTGCAGAAGTGATTAGATTGCAGTAAAAATAGACAACATAATCCAAAAAGAAGAGGATAAAACaacaattaaaaggaaaaaagagaattaCTAATTCTAAGAACACATCGAAAACAACATTAATTCTGTTTTActtcatgtaattttcttttttgtgattaaccatcaaattgtgacGAACTTTGACACCAACTTTCCCAGCTAGCTCTCATCCATCAGATCCTCAATCAAGCGTCCCAAAGAAGCAAACGATGATCCACCATCCATCAGAACCTGTCTACTCTTATCCCCTATTTCCTTGACCTTCTTTCTTTGACACAAGTTTTTTTCCGACTATTACCGCCCCAGCCAGCCTTCCTCCGACGACTCTAGCTCCGGCAAGGTAAGTAAATTATTGTAGTAAAGTTCTTTCTTCCCATCtctatgttttgatttttttttctctacatATATGTGGTGTGCGAGGTAACATCGATCTAGCTAGTGAACGTAGCAACTGTATGGATGTGGCTGGAAAAACATGTGGGATGGCCATGTAGGGTGGGAAACTGATGCGTGTTTAGTCGGTGAGATTACATGTGATTTTACCACTTGATTGCATTTTTGGACATTAATTGGTTgcttggaattgaaattttacaCTTCTAGTTCTCTGCATCTTCAAGAACCACTTTGATTTAGTAGTTGCAGGAAAAGGGAACCAATTGAATTTGAATGGCAACTAGTTGTAATTAAATTTGATGAAGATGGTCACTACCCTTTAGAGGTGGCCAATTACTAGTAGTTTTCGTGAGCATTATAAAGAAAGCTTGCTTATCAAACAACCCTCTAATGACTTGTTCTTACAAGTCCACCCTTTAATGACTTGTTATTACCTTCGTGATAGCAGATGGTTCTCTGTAGTATGTAGAGACTAAATTTACGCCAACAtgctctatctctctctctctgccccaAAGATCATGTTCTACAGTTCCCATTGGTTGGCTCCCTACCTCTAATGGATCAGAGCTAAGAGTGTCATTCCCAAGCCCACACCAATTAGATCGATCACACCCGATATGCACCCATTAGTAAATGTGGTCCGTTAAATTCGGTGTGATTTGGTCTCAGGGCGAGTCATAATCGGGGATTCCTCTAATCGGGTGAGTTTTTGCCTCCCTACAGCTGAAATGGATCGAGCAATAGGTTGTGTTCGGACAAACATCCTTAGCCCTAGGATGCATTTTTACTACTTGTCGCATTCTTGTGCATCACTGTATCTGATCATCGTGTCAAAAGCCTccctgtagaggatgtttttcccattatttGAGCGAGGATGATGGGAACGACGACGCCTGCACTTTCGTTGGGACCGAATAATAACCGAACActataccaaaaaataaaatgaacaaaGCTTGATTCTGTTAGAGTACTGATGAACAcaattatgtgtgaaatctagggtaataaaacatgcattttatatatttagaatggaactatcttgggttttactctctttttgcagattttgtattttaaagactttaagtATTATCGGGTGTCATATCTTTTCAACAACAATTACTTAGTATCAAGAGGTCttaagttcgaatctcatggttgtctttttttggagaattttattaaagatttcctatttttcactcacttaaagcactaagggcatggttTCGAtcgatcatttttttttaagtacatttttctattgttttatcCCTAAAGTAATATGAACAAACCGATCTAGATCGGTGAGACCAATATCAACATGATACGATCGATTCAGTAAATATAATACCGaatatttgaaaccatggtaAGTATAATTTTATGGTGGAGGATGGAAAATTTAATCACACCAGTCACATCAATGTAATGCATAACCATACACGTGGAATAGAATCGAAAAAATTAGGATCAGGGATCGATTAAGCTCGATATCATTCTATTCCATTTTatagagcaaaaaaaaatctttgtcaCCTCTCATCCATCAGATCTTCAATCAAGCATCCCAAGGAAATAAATGATGATCCACCGTCCATCAGAGCCCGCCTGCTATTCTCCTCTATGTTCTTGACCTTCTTCCTTACCTTACAATCAGAATCCATCAAACAGCTAACCGCTCTCTCCACCTCCTCCGCCATCACCAAATCATCTCCTCCTCTGTAATCCAATCTGAGCTCCACCACCAATCCTCCTAACTCCTTTGCCATCTCAAACGCATTCAGATGCTGCTCTGCATGCAGTGGCCACGCTGCGATGGGCACACCGAACCATAAGCTCTCCAATATGGAGTTCCATCCGCAATGAGACACGAACCCACCTATCGCACGGTGACCCAACACATCCACCTGTGGGACCCATCCACACACCAGCCCTCTCTTTGTCGTCCGATCTAAGAATCCCTCCGGCAACACCTCCTCTAGATTCGTGTATGCTGTAGGAGAAACTTCTCCTTCCTGAGGTGGCTGTCGCAATGACCATAAGAACCTGTGCCCGCTCCTATCAAGCCCAACAGCTATCTCCTTCACTTGCGGTGCACTGAAGCTCCCCATGCTGCCGAAGCACAAGAAGACCACCGATGACGTGGGCTGGTCATCCAGCCATCTCTTTGTGCTCCGGAATTGGGTCCGATCGAATTGCGAGTGGATCAGACCCTGGAGATCGACCAACGGCCCAACCGGGTACACAGGCGGAATTGAATCATCCAAAGAGAACGAGTGAACCGCGTAGGGTTCAAGCTCAGAAAATGTATTTACGATAATACCCCTTGCATCCTTGAACCTACGGCTGTGATAGGTGGCCCAGGTAAACCCGCTGTGGTTTTTGCTCCATAAACACATAGGCAAGAACTGTGGAGGGACTGAATGATTGAAACTCGGGATAGTTAACTCAGTCTCCGAGTCCATGAAGTCCGAGTGGATGTGGGTGTCGAGTGCGGGGAGGTGGAGTGAGAGTCCCAGGATGCAAGCGTTAGATGGGTAGAAGATATAGGAAGGGATCCCAAGTTCATTGGCCAAATCGATCATGGTGGTGCACGCCATATCGATGAATAACCCGGCGAGTCGATCTGGTTTGGCATCTGATGACTCGGGTGTGAAGAAGAGTTGGGTGAGTTTGTTCTTGACAAGGGGTTTATGCCCTTCTATGAAGGTGCATACCATGGCTTCTGGAGTCTGAGCCGTGTTGGGTGAAGGTAGGTCAAGGTGAGGCAGTTCGTTGAAGCGGATTCTGGCGACGGAACCAGAGAGAGATTGGATGCGAGCGTTGACGTCTGGGGTGGTGGGGAACTTTATGATGAGAATGGTAATAGAGATGCGATGGTCTCGAGCTATGAGGTTCTTGGCCAGCTCAGTCATTGAGACTATATGACCCATGAACGGAATTGGAAGAAAGACCAGCTCTACTTTTTTCTTactcatcattcttcttcttctcctcactCTGAGAAAAAGTCTTAgccacaaaatacaaaacttccaagaaaataaaaaggggaaaagataaTAATAGAGGCAATAATAATGAGTCCCCCTACAGTGTCCGCACAAATAAAGGTCCTTTTACATCGCTACAATCTCCCCTCCCCGAGTCTAttatcttcaaatttttttctacaTTTCCTAAAATTGgaatttccattttttaaatgtctctttcttttccatctCTAGGGAATAGTATTTTAAACTCTTCTATTTGAGATGGCCGATACCCATTCCTATACCGTGCACTAAATCCATATCCCATACGCTCTCTTTTAAAAAGTAGAAGAAATTATCCAAGAAATCTATTTCAGTTTCTTCAAGTATCTCAAATTTCAGTCTAGCTAACCTTCTGATCTCCATGATGCGTTTCCATTTACCTAATTGGAAGTTGCACATTTTAACACTCTGTCCTTAGCACAATTGAAAGGATAGTATCAATACTGATGTCTGGTACTAATTTCAAGCTTCAATCCAATTGATAAGGGCATAGAACAACGCCgcatcaaagaagaaaaacatagtggtaataattttttgtaaaacatatgttctttttattttttggcgtTAACGACGGGTATCTAAACCTTTCGTCTGACTAGTCTTGCGGATCCATACTGAACCCACAATTGCATGGATTGGATCATACCAGGTCCAataatatattttcatattaaaagagaaaaacctATGATTTGATAGTTCAATTATATAGaactaaaaatatgaaataaaacatTTGCTTAGACAAAAATCTAACAATTCTTATTGTTTTATTCTTTGTCCATGCCATTCCGCTGATACAAGATTGCCTAACTATCAATGTTGATCAGCTTGTGTCGATATGGGTTGCTCGTATGGGATGATCCTATCCCAATATCTTAAGGTTGTATGAGAAACAACTTTGGGAGAGACTGGTGAGCAAGGTTTTAAGTAGCATTATCGAATTAGTTGAATCGTATCATAATCGGCCTGTCCGTATTAGATTGAAGGGCAGAATCGTCAAAAACCttattattttaatgaaatagaTAAAATCGACTAATCCATCGATACAAATAAGATGGGTATCAAAGTATTCTGTATTAGCTATCTGATTCGCGAGATTTTAAATCGATGTtggtgagagggagaaagaagaagggcatgGGATTGATGTGATTTGTTAaatttaaggggaaaaaaaaaaaagaatattttatttACATTGTTCAATTGATTGATAGTGTGTACATTTGTCAAAGACACAGTGGATATAAAAAGATTGTTTTGCCCCACTTTGTCAGCACCCTCTTAATGGTTGGTTGTAGGTGcttgaaaaattgaaaagaaatgggctctTGAAAAAGAAGATAACGATGAATACTAGCTTAATCTAGTTGTGGCAATTTCAGTTTGAAGAGTTAGCGTCCAAGGGATGAGGTTGCGAGATTGAACATTGCCATATGCATGTGTGAGTGGGTAGGTTACTATTAGCAAAAacacatttaattttttttttttaccatttaaaacacgttttgcCGTATGCTTCCAAAGATGGGAGAAAAAATGACAAACAAAAAGAATTCCCATTCCAtgcacgtttaaaacacgtttaaaacatgttttcataattttttcgtttttttaagatttaatttgttgaacataatgtctacttaattgaccatatctcttTCTTTCGAACTCTGCTCTATTTAATTCTCTCATTAATATGAAGATAACTCAATGGTCAACATTTTTCATGATAATATATTCAACTCAAATTTAATGCATAGAACCCAAAATTGAGGTACAAACTGATGCATTTGCTAAAAAGTGTTTAAAAGTTGATAACTCCTCACTCAAAGTAAACATGTATCACTTCCGGCTgtttgactatgttgacaacaatgaacaacatcataaccaAAACACTTTTGCTCAATAAGAATTTGGACATGTTTGGTGTATAAATTTATAATtgatgttggatgatattcgATATTATGTCTTAGAACTTATAATGAATAATGGGATATACATGCATTAATGTTGGATTTTAtaattgttttgaacattagatgctgatatttatgtaataattctttaattcaaataattatattatcatttttttttttattatacacGTTAAGACCTGTACCTTCCATTTTTTactgttctttatttttttgttaccctttttttttttttttttttttttaatattgtatCGTTCTTAATTTTTCACTATGTAAGACTCATACCATACGTCTGTTTCCCTTGTTTTGCCGTTCCCCTTCTTGCCATAGGTGGACAGACATAGGAGTAGGGCCCTATTAGCACCTTAGTAGACTAGCGGCCTTACTCAATGGgatagtagaaaaaaaaagaaaaaagaaaaaataaaatctaactGCTTCAAGAGAGTATAGTAACCTAGAGATCTCTCCTTAGTCCTTATCCTTCTGTCCAGAAAACCTCACCCTCCGTCCCCACCTCCCACCCCCTCTCCTAGCCCCCACCTATAGCACACTGTGAAacatgtagatctagtgttggctTAACTTCCCTCTTATTAATGAATTTCTCTCTATTTATCGAGGACAGTATCTTTAATTTGCTGtaaaaaaatccatttcattGATACGTGAATCACTCGAAGTTGTAAAATACAAGGCTTTGTCAACAACGGGGTGAAAGTGAAATATGATCAAGCtcagaaaatttttcaaatttatatttcatttttttttttttttggtggaatatCTTCAACCACATATCAAACTCAAAAATGAATATTGATGATCTTTCCTGCAATATAAGAGACAACCCATCATCACCACAAGCCAATCAGAGCcctctatttttctcatgtGAGCATTGTTTGTTATAGCAAAAAATATTGGTTACAATAAAGTGAATACATATTCATATTTTTGCTTTAGAGGAACTATATTAAACATGGATCGCTTTAGAAGACATGATTTTATCTCATAGCACACCCTTGCGTCTAGACCTTCTAGatataaaagatgaaaaataaccACGGCATCCCTCTTGATTGATGCTCAGACTTGAGTCCTCATTTGTCTAGGATGAGGACGCAAGGGCCACACTCTTGAAGACAAAACTTTCTTCTACCACCACTTTATCACTCACATATTCTTGAGATTGAATTCATAAAAGTATTATTTATGTCTAGGTTCAATTTAATACATGTATATATGCGCATCATATCAAACActttagaaatagaaacaaaaatcaatccaaagacatccagttaaaaaaaaaaaaaaaaaaaaaaaaaaaccaatgtcACCAAATCCCACTATGATCCCTCCATTTTCTCAACGCATTCATCGAGTATATCCTTAATCAAGCATCCCAAAGAAGTGAACGAAGATCCACCATCCATCAAAGCCTTCCTACTCTTCTCCTGCATCTCCTTGATCCTCATCCTTACCTCACATTTGGGATCCATCA is a genomic window of Macadamia integrifolia cultivar HAES 741 chromosome 13, SCU_Mint_v3, whole genome shotgun sequence containing:
- the LOC122059459 gene encoding anthocyanidin 3-O-glucosyltransferase 2-like; this translates as MMSKKKVELVFLPIPFMGHIVSMTELAKNLIARDHRISITILIIKFPTTPDVNARIQSLSGSVARIRFNELPHLDLPSPNTAQTPEAMVCTFIEGHKPLVKNKLTQLFFTPESSDAKPDRLAGLFIDMACTTMIDLANELGIPSYIFYPSNACILGLSLHLPALDTHIHSDFMDSETELTIPSFNHSVPPQFLPMCLWSKNHSGFTWATYHSRRFKDARGIIVNTFSELEPYAVHSFSLDDSIPPVYPVGPLVDLQGLIHSQFDRTQFRSTKRWLDDQPTSSVVFLCFGSMGSFSAPQVKEIAVGLDRSGHRFLWSLRQPPQEGEVSPTAYTNLEEVLPEGFLDRTTKRGLVCGWVPQVDVLGHRAIGGFVSHCGWNSILESLWFGVPIAAWPLHAEQHLNAFEMAKELGGLVVELRLDYRGGDDLVMAEEVERAVSCLMDSDCKVRKKVKNIEENSRRALMDGGSSFISLGCLIEDLMDER